The following are encoded together in the Zygosaccharomyces rouxii strain CBS732 chromosome C complete sequence genome:
- a CDS encoding uncharacterized protein (similar to uniprot|P38315 Saccharomyces cerevisiae YBR216C YBP1 and to uniprot|P53169 Saccharomyces cerevisiae YGL060W YBP2) produces the protein MENIDTVCENLEKAFAEQKDDSVTLATIIDMYVVQINDEGSNKDKEQFLTKLLDQLRASPDIVAEIGWDLPRGLLKFYNKKNIDVDAKLKSNPIVGLVMQCFSEVALSGNPKECLLTGCEILSELTTIQINEQMLEDDSKEEGDVTKDEKKTDEKGEWIPEPPHRDPVEFFLYLNSYVLFELIQTALKRIASLYPSKFLGMAVSAIYKFVRNNIDEVYNTPFILRRIYTFCRGYIPPEIPKQLLENTKLEKKELDKITEDESILQGQLLRSLSTFAVGECLKNKASRLDLEYFHRLRNTEFHLSENDEELVLISKRFYQLMFSFDLDVKEQFLSFIEETKGIYKALPPDSEIPNDEARRAIGQVVYQLSYTYQLQKLTKLKHLELNSNGIFILSGLHYQETQKHLYPEISIKDTVLLYIRCATPSLFSSTYTNLYAEGTARYWVWVAITNNKVQKLREELSELPSYIRTVFLQMVLMQSCNQPNEEARMISFTLLTRIMCLMPEDTSFEFVLDTLLTCPFTHAKIAVLGILKDLMLRNCQNKQSLEEQFSNMNLTSKDSDKRSTSTSPPSLPPRAYIDINEDRMASIHSAAMMTFQDQKAKGKDKHILILNFLNFFNGLSQKWDKNLLQAVHKEVALQYNEKTKEDVPEVGFIKIANETLGKHL, from the coding sequence ATGGAGAATATTGATACGGTTTGTGAGAATCTCGAAAAGGCATTTGCTGAGCAGAAGGATGACTCAGTTACACTGGCAACTATCATTGATATGTATGTGGTGCAAATCAATGATGAAGGTAGTAACAAGGACAAGGAGCAATTCTTAACCAAGTTACTTGATCAACTAAGAGCTTCTCCAGATATTGTTGCAGAGATTGGTTGGGATTTACCCAGGGGGTTGCTCAAATTctacaacaagaagaatattGATGTAGATgctaaattgaaatctAACCCGATTGTGGGTCTAGTCATGCAGTGCTTTAGTGAAGTGGCATTGTCTGGTAACCCAAAAGAATGCCTACTTACTGGATGTGAAATTCTGTCAGAACTAACTACTATCCAGATTAATGAACAAAtgttagaagatgatagtaaagaagaaggagacGTCACcaaggatgaaaagaagacCGATGAGAAGGGAGAATGGATTCCAGAACCACCACATAGAGATCctgttgaatttttcctttacTTAAATTCTTACGTTCTTTTCGAATTGATTCAAACCGCTTTAAAGCGGATTGCAAGTCTTTACCCATCGAAATTTTTAGGTATGGCGGTATCTGCCATCTACAAATTTGTTAGGAATAATATCGATGAAGTCTACAACACACCATTCATACTACGTCGTATCTACACTTTTTGTAGGGGTTACATCCCTCCTGAAATACCCAAACAGTTATTGGAAAATACtaaattggagaaaaaagagTTGGATAAGATtactgaagatgaatctaTTTTACAAGGTCAATTGTTACGCAGCCTATCCACTTTTGCAGTAGGTGAGTgtttaaagaataaagCCTCTAGACTGGATCTCGAATATTTCCATCGTTTGAGAAACACTGAGTTCCATTTGTCggaaaatgatgaagaattagtCTTAATCTCCAAAAGGTTTTATCAGCTTATGTTTTCATTTGATTTAGATGTCAAGGAACAATTTCTATCTTTCATTGAAGAGACAAAGGGTATCTATAAGGCTTTACCCCCTGATTCGGAGATTCCAAACGATGAAGCTAGACGTGCCATTGGCCAAGTTGTGTACCAATTATCATACACATACCAATTGCagaaattgaccaaattgAAACATTTAGAGTTGAACTCTAATGGTATATTCATTTTGTCAGGTCTTCACTACCAGGAAACTCAAAAACATTTGTATCCTGAAATCAGTATTAAAGATACAGTTCTTCTGTACATCAGATGTGCTACGCCTTCATTGTTTTCTAGTACTTATACAAACCTGTATGCCGAAGGCACTGCTAGATACTGGGTTTGGGTTGCCATCACTAATAACAAGGTCCAGAAGTTGAGAGAGGAGTTGTCGGAATTACCATCTTATATTAGAACTGTATTCCTACAGATGGTTTTGATGCAAAGTTGCAACCAGCCAAATGAAGAGGCTAGAATGATATCATTTACCCTCCTAACACGTATTATGTGTTTAATGCCTGAGGATACATCGTTTGAATTTGTTCTGGATACTTTGTTAACATGCCCCTTCACTCATGCTAAGATCGCCGTGCTGggtattttgaaagatctcATGTTGAGAAACTGCCAAAACAAGCAAAGTCTAGAGgaacaattttccaatatgAACTTAACATCCAAAGATTCCGATAAAAGAAGTACTTCTACATCACCCCCATCTTTACCTCCAAGAGCTTACATTGACATCAATGAAGACAGAATGGCATCCATTCACAGTGCTGCAATGATGACATTTCAAGACCAAAAAGCAAAGGGAAAAGATAAGCATATCTtgatattgaattttttgaacttcttcaatggtTTAAGCCAAAAATGGGATAAGAATTTATTGCAAGCGGTACACAAAGAGGTGGCTCTTCAATATAATGAGAAGACTAAGGAAGATGTTCCAGAAGTAGGATTCATCAAGATCGCAAATGAAACTTTGGGAAAACATTTATGA
- the CPP2 gene encoding cysteine-rich palmitoylated domain-containing protein CPP2 (similar to uniprot|Q03482 Saccharomyces cerevisiae YDR210W Protein of unknown function) translates to MSYYAQPPQQGYYGPPQGGYPPQGGYPQQGGYPQQQPVVYQQPPPQKHDSCLDTCLKLLCCCCLFEMVCGGDGDY, encoded by the coding sequence ATGAGTTACTACGCTCAACCACCTCAACAAGGCTACTACGGTCCACCTCAAGGTGGCTACCCACCTCAAGGTGGTTATCCACAACAAGGTGGTTACCCACAACAGCAACCTGTCGTCTATCAacaaccaccaccacaGAAGCACGACAGTTGTCTCGATACATGTTTGAAATTACTATGTTGCTGCTGTTTGTTCGAAATGGTGTGTGGTGGTGACGGAGATTATTAA
- the DUO1 gene encoding Duo1p (similar to uniprot|P53168 Saccharomyces cerevisiae YGL061C DUO1 Essential mitotic spindle protein required to maintain spindle integrity and kinetochore function part of the multisubunit DASH complex which binds microtubules and is transferred to the kinetochore prior to mitosis) produces MDSFALNKLIPQMFEEMRSNLGKGPDDSNNHPNSQNSVITTQSLLRELEVLDKIIPMVENVENSLKLSIPQHLDRIHEICKSTNSMLDSWIDIQSQAGYINRLMKSPAYLKHASTLSTKDGTTSEELLAAEVRENESLKEQLKQEQEKEVSRKNAQVPARQDPLKGPQTNSRVSKPGNSRIPRSKFTRPNIPNVTERLTRPTASSTRKMFR; encoded by the coding sequence ATGGATTCATTTGCACTCAATAAACTTATCCCACAAATGTTCGAAGAAATGCGGTCAAATTTAGGTAAAGGGCCTGATGATAGTAACAATCATCCCAATTCGCAGAATTCAGTTATTACTACACAGTCGTTACTTAGAGAGTTGGAAGTGCTTGATAAAATCATCCCCATGGTGGAAAATGTGGAGAATTCTCTAAAACTATCCATACCGCAACATTTAGATCGTATTCATGAGATTTGTAAGTCAACAAATTCCATGCTGGATTCATGGATCGATATACAGTCTCAAGCTGGTTATATCAATCGGTTGATGAAATCACCTGCTTATTTGAAGCATGCTAGTACTTTATCTACAAAAGATGGCACTACTAGTGAAGAATTGTTGGCGGCAGAGGTTAGAGAGAATGAATCTTTAAAAGAACAGTTAAAGCAGgaacaagagaaagaggTATCACGTAAAAATGCACAGGTTCCAGCAAGACAAGATCCACTCAAGGGTCCACAGACAAATTCAAGAGTTTCAAAACCAGGAAATAGTAGGATACCAAGATCAAAATTTACTAGACCCAATATACCGAATGTCACCGAAAGATTAACGAGGCCAACAGCAAGTAGTACGAGGAAAATGTTCCGGTAA
- a CDS encoding uncharacterized protein (uniprot|P13778 Zygosaccharomyces rouxii P Trans-acting factor B): MFTSRDARDSRPDRELRMMNDVLMTYPYTVIHLPAQNMLSTPKGMVNIAENYRDYPILAIFYVKYLMKKSPYQVIPVNLEWPEPYVVLNTILKRLKEHKFFANKDKEDFAERLHKLIAPDVSIPESRKDEILGQQKKERVVTKTISENFLDPVNARPRLQRFFEKLHNGTLVENLEVGLCKVEILVSSKAMLGQPLKLQFMAANVRELWVGEMVCNMITNETDYGFDERGGDDDEGSSVEVQNSQSASPGQDQEAQRAPEAPETSSQLFDKIVSALQDDPDSAKAQLGQCRKLANYLLSHKREQEDFFMQTKDTRARLYLDLKGCLGSSWKFSIYRGVRCKQNGQLKVSLKPSNSGHLSGFWVNIKMTSQGNTLDDIGLQVRCDILGKDTNRRGGSEKDPEDQSETESSG, from the coding sequence ATGTTTACTAGTCGGGATGCTAGGGACTCCAGACCCGATAGAGAGCTGAGAATGATGAACGATGTGCTTATGACATATCCTTACACTGTTATACACCTACCAGCACAGAATATGCTTTCAACACCTAAGGGTATGGTCAACATAGCCGAGAATTACCGAGACTATCCTATCTTAGCAATATTCTATGTGAAATACCTAATGAAAAAGTCACCATACCAGGTAATTCCAGTGAACTTGGAATGGCCGGAGCCTTATGTGGTATTAAATACTATCCTTAAGCGCCTAAAAGAACATAAGTTCTTTGCAAATAAAGACAAAGAAGACTTTGCTGAAAGGCTTCATAAGTTAATTGCTCCTGATGTAAGCATTCCTGAATCGAGGAAAGACGAAATTTTGGGTCAACAGAAGAAGGAACGAGTTGTCACCAAAACGATTAGTGAGAACTTCCTTGATCCTGTGAATGCAAGGCCTCGATTGCAGcgattctttgaaaaacttcATAATGGCACATTGGTTGAAAATCTCGAGGTTGGTTTGTGTAAAGTTGAAATCCTCGTATCATCCAAAGCAATGTTAGGACAACCCCTCAAACTTCAATTTATGGCCGCCAATGTCCGGGAGCTCTGGGTAGGAGAGATGGTGTGTAATATGATCACCAACGAAACAGATTATGGTTTTGATGAGAGAGGAGGGGACGACGATGAGGGCAGTTCTGTGGAAGTACAGAACTCACAATCTGCATCTCCTGGTCAAGATCAAGAGGCTCAAAgggcaccagaggcaccagagaCATCCTCACAGTTATTTGATAAGATTGTTTCCGCACTTCAGGATGACCCAGATTCCGCTAAGGCTCAGCTCGGACAATGCAGGAAGCTTGCAAACTATTTATTGAGTCATAAGCGCgaacaagaagatttttttATGCAAACGAAGGATACCCGTGCTCGGCTATATCTAGATCTCAAAGGGTGCCTTGGGAGCAGCTGGAAATTTAGCATATATAGAGGTGTCAGATGCAAGCAAAATGGGCAATTAAAAGTAAGCCTTAAACCAAGCAATTCTGGTCACCTCTCCGGATTTTGGGTGAATATCAAAATGACCTCACAAGGTAACACTTTGGATGATATTGGGTTACAAGTCAGGTGTGACATTCTAGGTAAAGACACCAACAGAAGAGGAGGCTCTGAGAAGGATCCTGAGGATCAAAGTGAAACTGAGTCCAGTGGATAG
- the ATG12 gene encoding Atg12p (similar to uniprot|P38316 Saccharomyces cerevisiae YBR217W ATG12 Protein that becomes conjugated to Atg5p by the E1 enzyme Atg7p a step that is essential for autophagy), translated as MSGILESESDNDDSLQSSTVSSVSDSLRQQQQLHQEQQQQQSSSSGTPRNATTGNLVQSRLEHYSRRLSMLGLDSSQEVVAPDANSKIEPTNVIESDDSYEPTQDVPISASLQLHQLPQVTNRAIEKIEKQASGTTKSQEKVQIRFQPIGSISQINPSVCKITATQPFSLVVQFLKKRIKVDEVFCYINNSFAPNPQLIVGNLWSHFKVGDELIVSYCGTTAFG; from the coding sequence ATGAGTGGAATTCTTGAGAGTGAGAGTGACAATGATGATTCATTACAATCAAGCACTGTCAGTTCCGTCAGTGACAGTCTCCgacagcagcagcagttACACCAagagcagcagcaacaacagtCTTCTAGTTCTGGTACACCTCGCAATGCTACGACAGGCAATTTAGTACAAAGCAGATTGGAACATTACAGTAGAAGGTTATCCATGCTTGGGTTAGATAGTAGTCAAGAAGTAGTTGCTCCAGATGCtaattcaaagattgaaCCTACAAATGTAATTGAATCTGACGATAGCTACGAACCTACGCAAGATGTACCAATATCAGCTTCCTTACAGTTACATCAACTCCCTCAAGTCACTAATAGGGCAATCGAAAAGATTGAGAAACAGGCAAGTGGCACCACAAAGTCACAGGAGAAAGTACAGATAAGGTTCCAACCCATTGGATCAATATCACAGATAAATCCATCGGTATGTAAGATAACTGCTACTCAACCGTTCTCATTAGTGGTACaatttttaaagaagaGGATCAAGGTGGATGAAGTCTTTTGCTACATTAATAATTCTTTTGCACCAAATCCCCAATTGATTGTAGGTAATCTGTGGTCACACTTTaaagttggtgatgaattaaTTGTAAGTTACTGCGGAACAACTGCATTTGGGTAA
- a CDS encoding pyruvate carboxylase 2 (highly similar to uniprot|P11154 Saccharomyces cerevisiae YGL062W PYC1 and to YBR218C uniprot|P32327 Saccharomyces cerevisiae YBR218C PYC2 converts pyruvate to oxaloacetate pyruvate carboxylase): MSTKKFSGLRDNFSLLGEKNKILVANRGEIPIRIFRSAHELSMRSVAVYSHEDRLSMHRLKADEAYVIGEEGKYTPVGAYLAIDEIIAIAKKHNVDFIHPGYGFLSENSEFAKKVEANGITWIGPPAEVIDSVGDKVSARNLAAKAHVATVPGTPGPIESVDEAIEFTKKYGFPVIIKAAFGGGGRGMRVVREGDDVADAFQRASSEARSSFGNGTCFMERFLVKPKHIEVQLLADNYGNVVHLFERDCSVQRRHQKVVELAPAKALPVETRNAILTDAVKLAKTAGYRNAGTAEFLVDNENRHYFIEINPRIQVEHTITEEITGIDIVAAQIQIAAGASLDQLGLLQDRITTRGFAIQCRITTEDPSKNFQPDTGRIEVYRSSGGNGVRLDGGNTYAGAVISPHYDSMLVKCSCSGSTYEIVRRKMIRALVEFRIRGVKTNIPFLLTLLTHPTFVQGQFWTTFIDDTPQLFQMISSQNRAQKLLHYLADLAVNGSSIKGQVGLPKLKTHPTVPRLHGSNGEVIDVLATPPPSGWRQVLLEHGPEEFAKRVRQFNGCLIMDTTWRDAHQSLLATRVRTYDLAAIAPTTAHALSGAFSLECWGGATFDVAMRFLHEDPWERLRILRRLVPNVPFQMLLRGANGVAYSSLPDNAIDHFVKQAKENGVDIFRVFDALNDLDQLKVGVDAVKKAGGVVEATVCYSGDMLQPGKKYNLDYYLEVTEQIVKMGTHFLGIKDMAGTMKPAAAKLLVGSIRAKYPNLPIHIHTHDSAGTGVASMAACAVSGADVVDVAVNSMSGLTSQPCMNALLASLDGEINTGINANYARELDAYWAEMRLLYSCFDTDLKGPDPEVYEHEIPGGQLTNLLFQAQQLGLGEKWIETKKAYKEANYLLGDLVKVTPTSKVVGDLAQFMVSNKLTSDDVRRLANSLDFPDSVMDFFEGLIGQPYGGFPEPLRSDVLRNKRRKLTNRPGLDLAPFDLEAVREDLQDRFGDTDECDVASYNMYPKVYEDFQKIKEQFGDLSVLPTKNFLSPPGIGEEIEVTIEQGKTLIIKHQAVGDLNKETGMREVYFELNGELRKIPVVDRSQKVEIVSKPKADGHDPYQVGAPMAGVIVEIKVHKGSLIKKGQPVAVLSAMKMEMVISAQTDGQVKEVLANGGDNVDASDLLVTLEDAVPPKEN, from the coding sequence ATGAGTACCAAGAAGTTCTCTGGTCTCAGAGACAACTTTAGCCTTTTGGGTGAAAAAAACAAGATTCTAGTAGCTAACAGAGGTGAGATTCCAATTAGAATCTTTAGATCCGCCCATGAACTGTCTATGCGCTCTGTCGCAGTCTACTCTCATGAAGATCGTTTATCAATGCATAGATTGAAAGCTGATGAAGCTTACGtcattggtgaagaaggtaaatATACTCCAGTCGGTGCTTATTTAGCAATTGACGAAATCATAGCCATTGCTAAAAAGCACAATGTCGATTTTATTCATCCTGGTTATGGGTTTCTTTCAGAAAATTCTGAATTCGCTAAAAAGGTCGAAGCAAACGGTATCACATGGATTGGACCCCCAGCTGAAGTGATCGACTCTGTTGGTGATAAAGTTAGCGCCAGAAACTTAGCGGCTAAGGCTCACGTTGCTACCGTTCCAGGTACACCAGGTCCTATTGAATCTGTTGACGAAGCTATCgaatttacaaagaaataTGGGTTCCCAGTTATCATAAAAGCTGCCttcggtggtggtggtagagGTATGAGAGTGGTTCGTGAAGGAGATGATGTTGCGGACGCATTCCAACGTGCCTCTTCCGAAGCTCGTTCTTCCTTTGGTAACGGTACATGCTTTATGGAAAGATTTTTGGTTAAACCTAAGCATATCGAAGTGCAACTCTTGGCTGATAACTATGGTAATGTGGTTCATCTTTTTGAAAGAGACTGTTCTGTGCAAAGAAGACATCAAAAAGTGGTAGAGTTGGCTCCTGCCAAGGCTTTACCTGTAGAAACTAGAAATGCTATTCTAACTGATGCTGTGAAATTGGCAAAGACTGCAGGATACAGAAACGCTGGTACCGCTGAATTTTTAGTCGATAACGAAAACAGACACTACTTTATTGAAATTAACCCCAGAATTCAAGTCGAACATACTATCACCGAAGAAATTACGGGTATCGATATTGTCGCGGctcaaattcaaattgcAGCTGGTGCATCCTTGGACCAATTGGGTCTGCTGCAAGACAGAATTACTACCCGTGGATTTGCCATTCAATGTCGTATCACTACAGAAGATCCATCTAAAAACTTCCAGCCGGACACTGGTAGAATTGAAGTGTACCGTTCCTCTGGTGGTAACGGTGTTAGATTGGATGGTGGTAACACTTATGCAGGTGCGGTCATTTCCCCTCATTACGATTCCATGTTGGTCAAGTGTTCCTGTTCCGGTTCTACCTATGAAATTGTTCGTCGTAAGATGATCCGTGCTTTAGTGGAATTCAGAATTAGAGGTGTCAAGACCAATATCCCATTTCTGCTGACTCTATTGACTCACCCAACCTTTGTCCAAGGTCAATTCTGGACTACTTTCATCGATGATACTCCACAACTATTCCAAAtgatttcttctcaaaacAGAGCGCAAAAACTACTGCACTATTTGGCAGATTTGGCAGTCAATGGCTCTTCTATCAAGGGCCAAGTCGGTTTGCCTAAACTAAAGACACATCCAACTGTCCCTCGTCTGCACGGTTCCAATGGTGAAGTTATCGATGTGCTAGCCacaccaccaccaagtgGATGGAGGCAGGTACTCCTAGAGCATGGACCTGAAGAATTCGCTAAACGTGTGAGACAATTCAACGGTTGTTTGATCATGGATACCACTTGGAGAGATGCTCACCAATCTTTATTGGCCACTAGGGTTAGAACTTACGACCTAGCGGCCATTGCACCTACCACAGCCCACGCACTATCTGGTGCTTTCTCTCTAGAATGTTGGGGTGGTGCTACTTTTGATGTTGCTATGAGATTTTTGCATGAAGATCCATGGGAACGTTTGCGTATTTTGAGAAGATTGGTTCCAAATGTTCCATTCCAAATGCTGCTGCGTGGTGCTAATGGTGTGGCTTACTCCTCATTGCCAGACAATGCCATTGACCATTTCGTTAAACAAGCTAAGGAAAACGGTGTTGACATTTTCAGAGTTTTCGATGCTTTGAACGATTTGGACCAATTGAAGGTTGGTGTTGATGCTGTTAAGAAAGCTGGTGGTGTCGTTGAAGCTACCGTTTGTTACTCCGGTGACATGTTACAACCAGGCAAGAAGTACAACTTAGACTACTATTTGGAAGTCACTGAACAGATTGTAAAGATGGGTACTCACTTCTTGGGTATCAAAGATATGGCAGGTACCATGAAACCCGCTGCAGCCAAGTTGCTTGTTGGATCCATTAGAGCTAAGTACCCTAACTTACCTATCCACATTCACACTCACGATTCTGCTGGTACTGGTGTTGCCTCTATGGCTGCTTGTGCTGTCTCAGGTGCTGATGTGGTCGATGTTGCCGTCAATTCCATGTCTGGTTTGACTTCTCAACCATGCATGAACGCTCTATTAGCGTCACTTGACGGGGAGATCAACACTGGTATTAATGCCAACTACGCTCGTGAGCTAGATGCTTACTGGGCTGAAATGAGATTATTGTACTCATGCTTTGACACAGACTTGAAGGGACCTGACCCAGAAGTGTATGAACACGAAATTCCTGGTGGCCAATTAACCAACTTATTATTCCAAGCTCAACAATTGGGTCTAGGTGAGAAATGGATTGAAACCAAGAAAGCCTACAAGGAAGCTAATTACTTGCTTGGCGATTTGGTCAAAGTGACTCCAACTTCCAAGGTTGTTGGTGACTTGGCTCAATTTATGGTTTCCAACAAGTTGACCTCTGATGACGTCAGACGTTTAGCTAACTCTCTAGATTTCCCAGATTCCGTCATGGACTTCTTTGAAGGTTTGATCGGTCAACCATATGGTGGATTCCCTGAACCATTGAGATCCGATGTGCTAAGaaacaagagaagaaaattgaCCAACCGTCCAGGTTTGGATCTTGCACCATTCGATTTGGAGGCTGTCAGAGAAGACCTACAAGACAGATTCGGTGACACTGACGAATGCGATGTCGCTTCTTACAACATGTACCCTAAGGTGTATGAAGATTTCCAAAAGATCAAGGAGCAATTTGGTGACTTATCCGTATTGCCAACCAAAAACTTCTTGTCGCCACCAGGAATCGGTGAAGAGATTGAGGTCACCATTGAACAAGGTAAGACTTTGATCATCAAACACCAAGCAGTTGGTGATCTAAACAAGGAAACTGGTATGAGGGAAGTTTACTTCGAATTGAACGGTGAATTGAGAAAGATTCCTGTGGTAGACAGATCTCAAAAGGTGGAAATCGTTTCCAAGCCAAAGGCAGATGGTCACGATCCTTACCAGGTCGGTGCCCCAATGGCAGGTGTCATTGTGGAAATTAAAGTGCATAAGGGttctttgatcaagaaGGGACAACCAGTGGCAGTCTTGAGTGCCATGAAAATGGAAATGGTCATCTCCGCTCAAACTGATGGTCAAGTCAAAGAAGTACTAGCTAATGGTGGTGACAATGTGGACGCTTCCGACTTGCTTGTAACTTTGGAAGACGCCGTCCCACCAAAGGAGAATTGA